The nucleotide window GTTTCTTCGGCAATTTTCATTCCCTTGGGAGTATATCCAATCATGGCCCCCTCCACAAGCGTCTACAGAAACATAGTTTGCGTAAATTAGGGTATACATCTGAATGATAAAAAGACTAAGAACACATTAAGTGAACAATATATTAGTTTTGTTTGTCAGAAATGCTAAAACAAAGCATCAGAACACAATAAGTTATGATAAGAAAAGACTAAGAACAAACAGAAGCTAGCCAGACAACACAAAATCAAAGGAACAGTGTCTATATATGAGGAAAGAAAGTGATGTTTCATGAGTCATGACACGAAAATTGTGTTTGTTGCCTAACGCACCGTATATAGTTCTACTACAGGAGGCTTTCCTGACTTCATATAGTCTTCAAAAGTTTGAACACCACGGTCAATGTCCCCTGAGTGTAGATAACacctgaataaaaaaaattagcagtGAAGACAAAACGGACACAGAATGAATTGAGGTTATATTAATGCACGAGCAAGACAATGCCATCTTACTAAAACACGTAGTGCATTCTGATCaaaattttgtaataaaaagtTACTTACCTCATTATTTGCAACACAATAAATAAATCAGGAACTTTTCCGTCCTTTGCTAGCATCTCCCGAAGAGCTTCCATCACCTAGCATAATTAACAGAAGTGAAGACATAAGAATAAACTTTTATGGCAAAGGGAAAAGAGAAGGGAATCTTATTAAGTAACTTAATTTATGATGGTATTTTTTATCTGTAAACTCAAAAATACTTGCAATAAGTGATAAAAGAGGCTAGTTTCAAACCATACGGTAATTCTTCATATTTTGATTTGCTACATGATAAAAGAAGATAACTAAATAATGCTAGGGAGTATGAATCATGAGAGGCAACAAGCTTTGTCATAAAACTTAAAAACCATTTAGTGCAACATCCATGCATAGAGTGTTATATTGTCATGCATGGATATGGGTATTGCCCGATAACAAAAGAGTGAAAGTACAATATCaataaaccaagaaaagaaCCAGAAGCAAACAAAATACACATGGTTTTTTTGGTGGCGTTAAGCTGAGATAATCGAGATGTGAGATATTACCTCTACATTCCGGAGGTCTGCGCAAGCATTGAACGCAGCATGATACACTGTTAGTTGCCTATTCAGAAACCCACCCCTATGAGAATATTCAGCTGTTGGCATATTATACAACTCTTCTTCCGTTACACCCATCATCACATTTTCAGCAGTCATACTTGATCCTTCAACTGATGACCACTCTTTTGACCGCTCAACAAACTCTATAATCTTTGTGCAAAAGGAGAATATAAGAGAACTTTGAacagaaacaaaatgaaagaataCTAAGCAGAGGGGAAACGATTAAATATTTACTTTGGTGCCGAAGTCATCTGGTAAAGGGGTCTTGTTCCTAAGTGCAGTTACAAGTCCAGCGTAGCAGAACCTGTTTAGTCCAAGACCAGCAGCAGTCATGTCACGGACAATTGCATACCTGCATCAACAACGCAATGCACATTAACCGCAGGAGGAAAAATTAACCATTGGAACAACGAAACAAGCACGGAAAGCCAGAGCATAAAAGAAGCAGCATACACTCGATCTAATCGGCCAGTAGCTGCACACGCATTGAGCAGACACATGTAGGTCTGTACCTTGGGTGACACTTCATAGTTCTTCATGTCTTCCAGAATCTATTAAAATATATCACATCAAGACATACCCACATTCCCTTGTTAATGATCAGAAGGGCTAATAAACAGCGAAAATCCTAAAGCACATCACTTTATGGCATACAATAACCAAAAGGAAATCAATTTGAGGACCAGATATCGGTTAACAATCCAACAGAATTTAGCGGGTTGGATCTAAGCCGCTTAAAATGCAATGTATACTATGCATCGATGTTCAATATAGCAGTAATCTTATAAGTAGGCAGTAAAAAGCCGCACCTGAATCGCTTGATCAGAGTGCTTGCACTTCCCACACAGTGTGATCAGAATGTTGTACATATTAACCTGCGACAACCCAATCGAATCAACATCCAAACACTCGCATTTCCGATATAACGAAACGAAAACGCTGATACAAATTTAAACAAATGACATACATCAGGGGCCAAGCCCATGGATTTCATCTGGTCAGCGAAGAAGAAAGCGTCCTGCAAGCTCGACCCTTTGAGGGTGCCCAGTATGAGCGACCGGAAGGTGTCCTGATCGGGCTGGACGCCGTCGAGCATCATATCCTCGTACGCATCCCTCAGCAGGAAATGCTTCCTCTGAGCGGTGAGGGAATTGAAGACGCTGTTATACTCCGACAAGTTGTTGGCGTAGTTCCTCTTCGCGTATTCCTCCGTCTTCACCGCCGCGAAGTACCGCCGTCCCAGGGCTCGCAGCGCCGGCCGACACTGACCTGCAGCAGCGTGATTTAGTATTAACATTCAAATCTTAAGGTCTCTGGCTATGGAGGAGATGGACTGTACCAGTAATGGATTGAAGGAGTCTCATCGTTTGCTGTTTCTGACTCGCTGTGTGACTCGGTGAGTGAGTAAGTGAGCGAGCGAGACGAGTTACTCTGTTTCTAAAACCCCCCAAGTGCGCAAACCCTCTTCCCTTTCCGCCTCCGCCGTTTCTTTCGTTCGCTGGCTTCAACAGCTAAACGCACCGTTTTTCATGCGACTTTTGCGACTTGGGATTCTTATGGACTACATTGAAATGGGCCTGTGTATTAGAGCTCCTTATGTTGTCGTGGTCTATGTATGAAGCCCAAATGCGGAGCTCAAATTAAGCCCGTTTGGTAGTTGGGACTGGACACAATTAGGGTTTGGTTCCGTTCAGTGCCTAAATCATCAATAATGACGTTtttatacaacgatatatttacactaaaccGTTGATAATCATTTTATCAAATTGATACTAACCAAATACCATTGGTTTAGATCTTAAACTACCTAAAAGAGAATTCGAATTTTAGTGCAGAGTATGAATCATGCGCTCATCTCATTAGCTCGCCTCATCAAAACCTAGCCATTGAATGGCCagatctttctttctcttgaatAGTTCAGATTTTTTAATCCGCTGACTACGGATGCAGAGATCTAGAGAAGATCTCAATTCTTAATAGATATAGGTTTATTTACGAATTGATTGATGAACTTCAACATTGTCATTACTCATTGCCCTACATAGGTAGCAGTAagcatatatttatttataggcCATAACATGCAACTCCCTGCTGCCAAATCCCTTTcatatttatttgtgtttggtACAAACTCCAAAGTATACAAACAGTGCATGTGCATAATAAAATCTTGATTGTTTTGATTCATTTAATCGAAGAGTTGGTTGTGATTAAAGGAAAAGGATCCTAGCCGGATTCTTTTATTGGGATCTAGAGAATTCATCAATCAtgatcgtttatcgtatattgtgcgattagaaatcatttaaaattgaatataaatagtatctaacgaaaattGATCGCACGATTTATGATGAACGGCCGTAATTGATGCATCCCCCGAATCCTTACAAAGAgtatccggcgaggatccttttccgtgATTAAATCCCAATTGCAAATTGCGAAGTGCCAATGTCCCATCTTACCGAGAAATTTAAGAGTGTGCCAAGAAATTTAACAGTGCACCGAGAAATTTAACAGAGTTAGTTGTGATTAAATCCCAATTGCAAATTGTGAAGTGCCAATGTCCCAATTGCAAATTTCTTCATTTTGTCCTATAATATTAAGGGTAATATTagggagatcaaaattttaaatcaacttatgtaaaccaaataatgtggttgttgatgatttgattattaattaagtattgattaacgtgcttatttcttgttaataacacatcatttattttgcaaatttgatttaaaaatttgatatCGCTAACATTATCCTAATATTAAAGGAACTTACATAATCACTTGTTTAATGAATTTTTCGTGTGATAATCTTTGTATTTAACCATTAATAATTAGTTTATGTAAATTGGCAGAAATCTTTTGGTATACCAAGAATACAAGGCAGTACACGACttgttataatataagtgaaaaAGATATTAAAAATATAACTATATCGCCTATAAAAATTTCTCGTAAATTGGTGAGAGTCATTTCCCTTAGAGGACCCTCAAAAATTCAATTGATACTAACTTATATGTATAATCCAAGTGATCAGATAAACACAATATTCTAAATTAAGTAGGATACGATTCAAATTTAAATAGGATTAAAGGAGCGAGCACACTCTTTTTATTAACTAGCATAACTCAAATTTGCATAATATGTTGGAATTTGGTTGTATTATTAAGTGCTTATGAGCGTTATGCATAAAAACAACCAATATTTGGGacaaaaaaaaagctaaaaaaacCTATCAATATTAAAAACAATGCCGACCCTAATGGAGTGCAGGTGGTGCCACTATCGATTCTGAAGGGATTAGCGCACAAGCCCCAACCTACGCCCcaattttaatttaaagaaCACAAATATAATATAACAAGTACTCTTTGATGTATGACCGGATGGATTAGGCAATGTTGTTGCTTGGGAGGGCATAGGGTTTGTTGAATTGAAGGGAGTGATGAGTAGGAGTGCCCTTGTTGTGAAGGGCCTTCAACGAGGAAGGGTTGATCTGCAAGAACAAATAGTTTCCAGCAAAAAGATCACCAAAGTGTGACTGCCCTTCTTTAAATCTCCTCACCACCTTTGCATACAGAGCAGAAACCACCTTCACCTTCCTCCTCAAGAACAGCAACCTCCTCAGGCTCGGAACTTTGAGCTTGAACGATCTCCTCCGAATGTGAGCCCTTCTGAACGATCTGAACCTGCACCAACTAGTAGTAGCTTTGTTTGTCCTTGATCTCACCACCACTCGGTTCTTTTCGAAATCGAACTCGTCTTCGTCGAGATCGTCGTCATGTATGAGTCTTTGGTAAGCAGGGAG belongs to Malus sylvestris chromosome 17, drMalSylv7.2, whole genome shotgun sequence and includes:
- the LOC126611033 gene encoding pentatricopeptide repeat-containing protein At4g35850, mitochondrial-like → MRLLQSITGQCRPALRALGRRYFAAVKTEEYAKRNYANNLSEYNSVFNSLTAQRKHFLLRDAYEDMMLDGVQPDQDTFRSLILGTLKGSSLQDAFFFADQMKSMGLAPDVNMYNILITLCGKCKHSDQAIQILEDMKNYEVSPKVQTYMCLLNACAATGRLDRVYAIVRDMTAAGLGLNRFCYAGLVTALRNKTPLPDDFGTKIIEFVERSKEWSSVEGSSMTAENVMMGVTEEELYNMPTAEYSHRGGFLNRQLTVYHAAFNACADLRNVEVMEALREMLAKDGKVPDLFIVLQIMRCYLHSGDIDRGVQTFEDYMKSGKPPVVELYTTLVEGAMIGYTPKGMKIAEETLVNMNSRSFFLSPKMGSDLLLAAAGDETGGYSVANYIWDLMDARKIVPQFLSVEAYYKGLKKREIPEDDPRLQHVTKTYNDLRDRRGPGRPIR
- the LOC126610741 gene encoding uncharacterized protein LOC126610741, with amino-acid sequence MTSSSSSTKLPAYQRLIHDDDLDEDEFDFEKNRVVVRSRTNKATTSWCRFRSFRRAHIRRRSFKLKVPSLRRLLFLRRKVKVVSALYAKVVRRFKEGQSHFGDLFAGNYLFLQINPSSLKALHNKGTPTHHSLQFNKPYALPSNNIA